The following coding sequences lie in one Frigoribacterium sp. SL97 genomic window:
- a CDS encoding YraN family protein, with protein MAKKDELGRRGEDVAAEYVEAQGMRVVERNWRCREGEIDVVALDGDEVVVVEVKTRSGTGYGHALEAVTPTKLARLRRLAGAWCQAHPTSTPRGVRIDVVGITVERCAGHERIDHVRGAGA; from the coding sequence ATGGCGAAGAAGGACGAATTGGGTCGGCGCGGCGAAGACGTCGCGGCCGAGTACGTCGAGGCGCAGGGCATGCGGGTCGTCGAGCGCAACTGGCGGTGCCGCGAGGGCGAGATCGACGTGGTCGCCCTGGACGGCGACGAGGTGGTCGTCGTCGAGGTCAAGACGCGGTCTGGCACCGGCTACGGTCACGCGCTCGAGGCCGTGACGCCGACCAAGCTGGCCCGTCTGCGACGGCTGGCGGGGGCCTGGTGCCAGGCGCATCCCACCTCGACGCCCCGGGGGGTGCGCATCGACGTCGTGGGCATCACGGTGGAGCGGTGCGCGGGGCACGAGCGGATCGACCACGTCCGCGGGGCCGGAGCATGA
- a CDS encoding DUF2469 domain-containing protein: protein MDEDDFEDYDREVELALYREYRDVVSQFRYVVETERRFYLANEVDLVRRDTEHDFYFELSMTDVWVWDVYRSDRFVKSVRVLTFKDVNVEELTSRDLELPKELALDE from the coding sequence ATGGACGAGGACGATTTCGAAGACTACGACCGCGAGGTCGAGCTCGCGCTCTACCGCGAGTACCGCGACGTGGTGTCGCAGTTCCGCTACGTGGTCGAGACCGAGCGGCGTTTCTACCTGGCCAACGAGGTCGACCTGGTCCGGCGTGACACCGAGCACGACTTCTACTTCGAACTGTCGATGACCGACGTCTGGGTCTGGGACGTCTACCGCTCCGACCGCTTCGTCAAGTCGGTCCGGGTGCTCACCTTCAAGGACGTGAACGTCGAAGAGCTCACGAGCCGCGACCTCGAGCTCCCGAAAGAACTCGCACTCGACGAGTAG
- a CDS encoding ribonuclease HII: MSPVVDPTLDYERELHAAGATWVIGCDEVGRGAIAGPVAVGLGAVHVECLDVPAGLRDSKLLSEKRREALYPLATSWVSHHAVGFAEAHEVDRLGIVVALGLAGKRALTALHHAGVGIMQSVVVLDGNHDYLSPQLATPPRITTRVKADRDCASVAAASIIAKVERDRLMIEADGVHPGYAWAGNKGYGSSAHYGALSELGPSPLHRLTWLH, translated from the coding sequence ATGAGCCCCGTCGTCGACCCCACCCTCGACTACGAACGCGAGCTGCACGCCGCCGGCGCGACCTGGGTGATCGGCTGCGACGAGGTCGGTCGGGGCGCCATCGCCGGGCCGGTCGCGGTCGGGCTCGGGGCGGTCCACGTCGAGTGCCTCGACGTCCCCGCGGGTCTGCGCGACTCGAAGCTCCTGTCCGAGAAGCGACGCGAGGCCCTCTACCCGCTGGCGACGTCGTGGGTGTCCCATCACGCGGTGGGCTTCGCCGAAGCGCACGAGGTCGACCGGCTGGGCATCGTCGTCGCCCTCGGGCTCGCCGGCAAGCGTGCCCTCACGGCGCTGCACCACGCCGGTGTCGGCATCATGCAGTCCGTGGTGGTGCTCGACGGCAACCACGACTACCTGTCACCCCAGCTCGCCACCCCTCCGCGCATCACGACCAGGGTCAAGGCCGACCGCGACTGCGCGTCGGTGGCGGCGGCGTCGATCATCGCCAAGGTCGAACGCGACCGGCTGATGATCGAGGCCGACGGCGTCCACCCGGGCTACGCCTGGGCCGGCAACAAGGGCTACGGCTCGTCGGCGCACTACGGGGCCCTGTCCGAATTGGGTCCGTCGCCGCTGCACCGCCTCACCTGGCTGCACTGA
- the lepB gene encoding signal peptidase I, with amino-acid sequence MTNDTVRRALRPRRDDGGKRGIGTFVRDVLVIFLAALLISFLIKTFLIRSFYIPSGSMEQTLQINDRIIVNELVPDLVDVKRGDVVVFTDPGGWLDGTAPISTTTGNPVSDGFSWFLTLVGLGAQDSNDHLIKRVIGLPGDTVECCNDFGQMSVNGVPLDEPYVNLPPGETRVSADDFSVTVPADSLWVMGDNRYNSKDSRYNGATPSKGFVPMSDVVGRAFVISWPTERWTWLGDYPDVFRGTEREGE; translated from the coding sequence ATGACGAATGACACAGTGAGGCGCGCCCTGCGTCCTCGACGCGACGACGGCGGAAAGCGCGGCATCGGCACCTTCGTGCGCGACGTGCTCGTCATCTTCCTGGCGGCCCTCCTGATCTCGTTCCTGATCAAGACGTTCCTGATCCGGTCGTTCTACATCCCCTCCGGGTCGATGGAGCAGACGCTCCAGATCAACGACCGCATCATCGTCAACGAGCTCGTACCCGACCTCGTCGACGTCAAGCGGGGCGACGTGGTCGTGTTCACCGACCCGGGCGGTTGGCTCGACGGCACGGCTCCCATCAGCACGACCACCGGCAACCCGGTGTCCGACGGCTTCTCGTGGTTCCTCACGCTGGTCGGGCTCGGCGCACAAGACAGCAACGACCACCTGATCAAGCGGGTCATCGGCCTGCCGGGCGACACCGTCGAGTGCTGCAACGACTTCGGCCAGATGTCGGTCAACGGCGTCCCCCTCGACGAGCCCTACGTGAACCTGCCCCCGGGCGAGACCCGGGTCTCGGCCGACGACTTCTCGGTCACGGTGCCCGCCGACTCCCTCTGGGTGATGGGCGACAACCGCTACAACTCGAAGGACAGCCGGTACAACGGCGCCACTCCGAGCAAGGGGTTCGTCCCGATGAGCGACGTCGTCGGACGCGCCTTCGTCATCAGTTGGCCCACTGAGCGCTGGACGTGGCTCGGCGACTACCCCGACGTCTTCCGCGGCACCGAGCGAGAGGGCGAATGA
- the rplS gene encoding 50S ribosomal protein L19 — protein MHILDAVDSANLRSDVPDFRAGDTVKVHVNIIEGTRSRVQVFQGVVIGKQNEGIRETFTVRKVSFQVGVERTFPVHSPVIDHIEVVSRGAVRRAKLYYLRELRGKKAKIKEKRDN, from the coding sequence ATGCACATCCTCGACGCGGTTGACTCCGCCAACCTCCGCTCGGACGTCCCCGACTTCCGCGCCGGCGACACCGTCAAGGTGCACGTCAACATCATCGAAGGCACGCGCTCGCGCGTCCAGGTCTTCCAGGGTGTCGTCATCGGCAAGCAGAACGAGGGCATCCGCGAGACCTTCACGGTCCGCAAGGTGAGCTTCCAGGTCGGCGTCGAGCGCACCTTCCCGGTGCACTCCCCGGTCATCGACCACATCGAGGTCGTCAGCCGCGGTGCCGTCCGTCGCGCCAAGCTCTACTACCTGCGCGAACTGCGTGGCAAGAAGGCCAAGATCAAGGAGAAGCGCGACAACTAG
- the map gene encoding type I methionyl aminopeptidase produces the protein MIELRTPDEIERMRPAGAFVACVLEATRAAARPGVDLLDLDALAHRMIREAGAESCYVDYHPSFGASPFGKVICTSVNDAALHGLPHRYRLRDGDLLSLDFAASVDGWVADSAVSFVVGERASPEDLRLIETCEVALDAGIAALRPGAKLGDVSAAIGQVARGAGYGVNLQFGGHGVGRTMHGDPHVPNDGRAGRGWPVRPGLVVAIEPWLMRGTDAIVTDADGWTLRSVDGSRAAHVEHTVAVTEDGPLVLTARG, from the coding sequence ATGATCGAACTGCGCACCCCCGACGAGATCGAACGCATGCGACCCGCCGGAGCCTTCGTCGCCTGCGTGCTCGAGGCAACCCGTGCGGCCGCGCGACCCGGCGTCGACCTGCTCGACCTCGACGCGCTCGCGCACCGCATGATCCGCGAGGCGGGGGCCGAGAGCTGCTACGTCGACTACCACCCGTCGTTCGGGGCGAGCCCGTTCGGCAAGGTCATCTGCACGTCGGTCAACGACGCGGCCCTGCACGGCCTGCCGCATCGCTACCGCCTGCGCGACGGAGACCTGCTCAGCCTCGACTTCGCCGCCTCGGTGGACGGTTGGGTCGCCGACTCGGCCGTGTCGTTCGTCGTCGGCGAGCGGGCGTCGCCCGAGGACCTCCGCCTGATCGAGACCTGCGAGGTGGCCCTCGACGCCGGCATCGCGGCCTTGAGGCCGGGCGCCAAGCTCGGCGACGTCTCGGCTGCGATCGGACAGGTCGCTCGCGGGGCGGGTTACGGCGTCAACCTGCAGTTCGGCGGCCACGGGGTCGGACGCACCATGCACGGCGACCCCCACGTGCCGAACGACGGGCGCGCGGGGCGCGGGTGGCCCGTCCGACCGGGCCTCGTCGTCGCGATCGAGCCGTGGCTGATGCGCGGCACGGACGCGATCGTGACCGACGCCGACGGCTGGACGCTCCGCAGCGTCGACGGCTCGCGGGCCGCACACGTCGAGCACACCGTCGCCGTCACCGAGGACGGGCCGCTCGTGCTCACCGCGCGCGGGTGA
- the trmD gene encoding tRNA (guanosine(37)-N1)-methyltransferase TrmD encodes MRIDIVSIFPEFFGVLDISLLGKARQQKLLDVEVHDLRDFTHDRHRTVDDTPYGGGAGMVMRPEPWGEALDHVFGETSTPDDTIMIVPSPAGTPFTQATARELAFAPHLVFTCGRYEGIDQRVVEHAASRATVREISLGDYVLNGGEVAVTAMIEAIGRLVPGVVGNPESLTEESHEDGLLEYPSYTKPASWRGLDVPPVLLSGNHAAIATWRREQQLERTRRVRPDLLD; translated from the coding sequence GTGCGCATCGACATCGTGTCGATCTTCCCCGAGTTCTTCGGGGTGCTCGACATCTCGCTGCTCGGCAAGGCGCGGCAGCAGAAGCTGCTCGACGTCGAGGTGCACGACCTGCGTGACTTCACGCACGACCGGCACCGCACCGTCGACGACACCCCCTACGGTGGCGGGGCAGGCATGGTCATGCGGCCCGAGCCCTGGGGCGAGGCGCTCGACCATGTCTTCGGCGAGACGTCCACGCCCGACGACACGATCATGATCGTTCCGTCGCCGGCCGGCACGCCCTTCACCCAGGCCACGGCTCGCGAGCTCGCGTTCGCTCCGCACCTGGTCTTCACCTGCGGCCGGTACGAGGGCATCGACCAGCGCGTCGTCGAGCACGCCGCAAGCCGGGCGACGGTGCGCGAGATCAGCTTGGGCGACTACGTGCTGAACGGTGGCGAGGTCGCCGTCACGGCGATGATCGAGGCCATCGGTCGTCTCGTCCCGGGCGTCGTGGGCAACCCCGAGAGCCTCACCGAAGAGAGCCACGAAGACGGCCTGCTCGAGTACCCCAGCTACACCAAGCCGGCGTCCTGGCGGGGTCTCGACGTGCCTCCGGTGCTGCTGAGCGGCAACCACGCGGCGATCGCGACCTGGCGTCGCGAGCAGCAGCTCGAGCGCACCCGCCGGGTACGGCCCGACCTGCTCGACTGA
- the rimM gene encoding ribosome maturation factor RimM (Essential for efficient processing of 16S rRNA) produces the protein MPSDRKTELRVGRLTKAHGLKGALKLELFTDTPEQRFVPGAVFRLQVPADSAWHDKTLTLTELRWYNSHPVGFFDGVDDRTAAESLVKAILWVDQDADELPHEDDAWYDHQLVGLRVERDGVVVGTVARVDHLPAQDLLAVDTASGEVLVPFVSALVPKVDVEGGVVVVTPPQGLFEELADDTDDEPASDDVDRSVADGVDEPASDGESAPDDER, from the coding sequence GTGCCGTCCGACCGCAAGACCGAACTCCGGGTGGGGCGCCTGACCAAGGCCCACGGCCTCAAGGGCGCCCTCAAGCTCGAACTCTTCACCGACACCCCCGAGCAGCGCTTCGTGCCGGGTGCCGTGTTCCGCCTCCAGGTGCCCGCCGACAGCGCCTGGCACGACAAGACCCTCACCCTCACCGAGCTGCGCTGGTACAACAGCCACCCGGTGGGCTTCTTCGACGGGGTCGACGACCGCACGGCGGCCGAGTCGCTCGTCAAGGCGATCCTCTGGGTCGACCAGGACGCCGACGAGCTGCCCCACGAGGACGACGCCTGGTACGACCACCAGTTGGTCGGCCTCCGCGTCGAGCGTGACGGCGTCGTCGTGGGCACCGTGGCCCGGGTCGACCACCTGCCGGCCCAAGACCTGCTCGCGGTCGACACCGCGTCGGGCGAAGTCCTCGTCCCGTTTGTATCGGCCCTCGTGCCGAAGGTCGACGTCGAGGGCGGCGTGGTCGTCGTGACCCCGCCGCAGGGGCTCTTCGAAGAGCTGGCCGACGACACCGACGACGAGCCGGCCTCCGACGACGTCGACCGGTCGGTCGCCGACGGTGTCGACGAGCCGGCCTCCGACGGCGAGTCCGCTCCCGACGACGAGCGCTGA
- a CDS encoding RNA-binding protein, with protein MLAPALEHLVRGIVDHPDEVQVVEKNSPRGDVLEVHVHADDLGRVIGRAGRTAKALRTLITALADGKRVRVDVVDGDL; from the coding sequence GTGCTCGCACCTGCACTCGAACACCTCGTCCGGGGGATCGTCGATCACCCGGACGAGGTGCAGGTCGTGGAGAAGAACTCCCCACGAGGCGACGTCCTCGAGGTGCACGTCCACGCGGACGACCTCGGTCGCGTCATCGGCCGTGCCGGTCGCACCGCCAAGGCCCTCCGGACCCTGATCACCGCGCTGGCCGACGGCAAGCGGGTCCGGGTCGACGTCGTCGACGGCGATCTCTAG
- the rpsP gene encoding 30S ribosomal protein S16 yields MAVKIRLKRMGKIRAPYYRIVVADSRTKRDGRVIEEIGKYHPTEEPSFIEVESERAQYWLGVGAQPTEQVAALLKLTGDWGKFKGDADAVSTVKTKAPKEAFVADEKKKPVLVPKTEKPAAKAEAPAESSDDAETTEA; encoded by the coding sequence GTGGCTGTCAAGATCCGTCTCAAGCGCATGGGCAAGATCCGCGCCCCCTACTACCGCATCGTCGTTGCCGACTCGCGCACCAAGCGTGACGGTCGCGTCATCGAAGAGATCGGCAAGTACCACCCCACCGAGGAGCCCTCGTTCATCGAGGTCGAGTCCGAGCGTGCGCAGTACTGGCTCGGCGTCGGCGCTCAGCCGACCGAGCAGGTCGCCGCTCTGCTGAAGCTCACGGGCGACTGGGGCAAGTTCAAGGGCGACGCCGACGCCGTCAGCACCGTCAAGACCAAGGCTCCGAAAGAGGCCTTCGTCGCCGACGAGAAGAAGAAGCCGGTCCTCGTGCCCAAGACCGAGAAGCCCGCGGCCAAGGCCGAGGCTCCCGCCGAGTCCAGCGACGACGCCGAGACCACCGAGGCGTAG
- a CDS encoding glutamate--cysteine ligase: MRIDFTTSERSTLGVEWELALVDHESGELAPHAPAILADLAHVNDGGPERLTTELLTNTVEVVTGVHRRVADAVDDLRGTIDLVRGPASVLGADLMCAGTHPYSRYADQEVTPDKERYATLIDRTRWWGRQMMIWGVHVHVGIDDQDKVLPILNGMLTYLPHFQALTASSPFWVGEETGYASNRALMFQQLPTAGLPPQFATWSEYEAMVADMTHTGVIDDHSELRWDLRPSPKWGTLETRVFDGIATTDELAAVTALVQCLVDDMSERLDRGETLTSMQPWFVRENKWRAARYGMDAIVIQNAAGDERLVTDDLRELVTSLEPAAERLGCLDELHSLATITDRGASYQRQLTVAAAHGGDLRPVVASLVREFDEGLSAAE; encoded by the coding sequence ATGCGCATCGATTTCACGACCTCAGAGCGGTCGACCCTCGGCGTCGAGTGGGAGCTCGCCCTCGTCGACCACGAGTCGGGAGAACTGGCGCCGCACGCCCCGGCGATCCTCGCCGACCTGGCCCACGTCAACGACGGCGGTCCGGAACGGTTGACCACCGAACTGCTCACCAACACGGTCGAGGTCGTCACGGGCGTGCACCGTCGGGTCGCCGACGCCGTCGACGACCTCAGGGGCACGATCGACCTGGTCCGGGGCCCGGCCTCCGTGCTCGGCGCCGACCTCATGTGCGCCGGGACGCATCCCTACAGCCGCTACGCCGACCAGGAGGTGACGCCCGACAAGGAGCGTTACGCCACCCTGATCGACCGGACGCGGTGGTGGGGCCGCCAGATGATGATCTGGGGCGTCCACGTCCACGTCGGCATCGACGACCAGGACAAGGTGCTGCCGATCCTCAACGGCATGCTCACCTACCTGCCGCACTTCCAGGCGCTGACGGCGTCCAGCCCGTTCTGGGTGGGCGAGGAGACCGGGTACGCCTCGAACCGCGCCCTGATGTTCCAGCAGCTCCCGACGGCGGGCTTGCCGCCCCAGTTCGCGACCTGGTCCGAGTACGAGGCCATGGTCGCCGACATGACCCACACCGGCGTGATCGACGACCACAGCGAGTTGCGCTGGGACCTCCGCCCCTCACCGAAGTGGGGCACCCTCGAGACGCGCGTCTTCGACGGCATCGCGACGACCGACGAGCTCGCCGCCGTGACGGCACTGGTGCAGTGCCTCGTCGACGACATGTCCGAGCGGCTCGACCGCGGCGAGACCCTGACGAGCATGCAGCCGTGGTTCGTCCGTGAGAACAAGTGGCGCGCCGCCCGCTACGGCATGGACGCCATCGTGATCCAGAACGCGGCCGGCGACGAACGACTGGTGACGGACGACCTGCGCGAACTCGTGACGTCGCTCGAGCCGGCGGCCGAACGCCTCGGCTGCCTCGACGAACTGCACTCGCTCGCGACGATCACCGACCGCGGGGCCAGCTACCAACGTCAGCTCACCGTCGCCGCCGCGCACGGGGGCGACCTGCGCCCCGTCGTGGCGTCGCTGGTCCGCGAGTTCGACGAAGGGCTGTCCGCAGCCGAGTGA
- the ffh gene encoding signal recognition particle protein: MATFGTLSDRLAETFKNLRNKGKLSPADVDGTVREIRRALLDADVAFDVVKAFTNTVRDRALGDEVSKALNPAQQVVQIVNEELVQILGGQQRRLEFAKNPPTVIMLAGLQGAGKTTLAGKLAKWLAKDGHTPMLVAADLQRPNAVTQLQVVGEQAGAHVFAPEPGNGVGDPVKVAKQAIKYARDKQYDTVIVDTAGRLGVDAELMKQAANIRKAVDPDEVLFVIDAMIGQDAVATAKAFQDGVDFTGVVLSKLDGDARGGAALSVASVTGRPIMFASTGESLDDFEPFHPDRMASRILDLGDILSLIEQAQQAFDEEEAMAVAQKIATDSFTLDDFLTQMQQLRKMGSIKGMLGMLPGAKGMREQLENFDEREIVRTEAIIQSMTKQERAMPKLLNGSRRLRIARGSGMTVTDVNQLVQRFEQASKMMKTVAKGGVPQVPGMGPIPGASYAGKKAQPKKKGSKAGNPAKRAAQNAALTTSARSASSAPGGSGFGLGGGGAAAGGAAPSPEELASLQKMLGRG, encoded by the coding sequence ATGGCCACTTTTGGAACCCTCTCCGACCGCCTCGCGGAAACGTTCAAGAACCTCCGCAACAAGGGCAAGCTGAGCCCCGCCGACGTCGACGGCACCGTGCGTGAGATCCGTCGTGCCCTGCTCGACGCCGACGTCGCGTTCGACGTCGTCAAGGCCTTCACGAACACGGTCCGCGACCGCGCCCTCGGCGACGAGGTCAGCAAGGCCCTGAACCCGGCGCAGCAGGTCGTCCAGATCGTCAACGAAGAACTGGTGCAGATCCTCGGTGGTCAGCAGCGCCGGCTCGAGTTCGCGAAGAACCCGCCGACCGTGATCATGCTCGCGGGCCTCCAGGGTGCCGGCAAGACGACCCTCGCGGGCAAGCTGGCCAAGTGGCTCGCGAAGGACGGCCACACGCCCATGCTCGTGGCGGCCGACCTCCAGCGCCCCAACGCGGTGACGCAGCTGCAGGTCGTCGGTGAGCAGGCCGGTGCCCACGTCTTCGCGCCCGAGCCGGGCAACGGCGTCGGCGACCCCGTCAAAGTCGCGAAGCAGGCCATCAAGTACGCCCGCGACAAGCAGTACGACACCGTCATCGTCGACACGGCCGGCCGTCTCGGCGTCGACGCCGAGCTCATGAAGCAGGCCGCGAACATCCGCAAGGCGGTCGATCCCGACGAGGTGCTCTTCGTCATCGACGCGATGATCGGTCAGGACGCCGTCGCGACCGCCAAGGCCTTCCAAGACGGGGTGGACTTCACCGGCGTCGTGCTCTCCAAGCTCGACGGAGACGCCCGCGGTGGTGCCGCACTCAGCGTGGCCTCGGTCACCGGCCGCCCCATCATGTTCGCCTCGACGGGCGAGTCGCTCGACGACTTCGAGCCGTTCCACCCCGACCGCATGGCGAGCCGCATCCTCGACCTCGGCGACATCCTCTCGCTCATCGAGCAGGCCCAGCAGGCCTTCGACGAAGAAGAGGCGATGGCGGTCGCGCAGAAGATCGCGACCGACTCCTTCACGCTCGACGACTTCCTCACGCAGATGCAGCAGCTGCGCAAGATGGGTTCGATCAAGGGCATGCTCGGGATGCTGCCGGGTGCCAAGGGCATGCGCGAGCAACTCGAGAACTTCGACGAACGCGAGATCGTCCGCACCGAGGCGATCATCCAGTCGATGACCAAGCAAGAGCGAGCGATGCCCAAGCTGCTCAACGGCTCGCGTCGCCTCCGCATCGCCCGCGGTTCGGGCATGACGGTCACCGACGTCAACCAGCTCGTCCAGCGCTTCGAGCAGGCGTCGAAGATGATGAAGACCGTCGCCAAGGGCGGCGTGCCCCAGGTGCCCGGCATGGGGCCGATCCCCGGGGCCTCGTACGCCGGCAAGAAGGCGCAGCCCAAGAAGAAGGGCTCAAAGGCCGGCAACCCGGCCAAGCGTGCCGCACAGAACGCCGCCCTCACCACGAGTGCCAGGTCGGCGTCCTCGGCTCCGGGCGGCTCGGGCTTCGGGCTCGGCGGCGGCGGGGCCGCCGCGGGTGGCGCGGCGCCCTCACCCGAAGAACTCGCGTCGCTGCAGAAGATGCTCGGACGCGGCTGA
- the lipB gene encoding lipoyl(octanoyl) transferase LipB, whose product MTTTRRTGLTGPPLDYDEGLRLQRELHADVVAGRLDSALVLCQHPSVYTAGTRTQPADLPRDGSPVTRVDRGGRITWHGPGQLVAYPIVRLPEPLDVVAHVRALEACLIAVCSGVGVSAVRVEGRSGAWVRGPLGDEKVAAVGVRVAEGVTMHGVALNCDADLSSYAGIVPCGITDAGVTSLTRASGRRVAVTDVADALETSLTAYLTSLETAGRVPARPDPVGAHR is encoded by the coding sequence GTGACCACGACGCGACGCACGGGCCTCACGGGCCCGCCACTCGACTACGACGAGGGCCTGCGCCTGCAGCGCGAGCTGCACGCCGACGTCGTGGCCGGCCGGCTGGACTCGGCCCTCGTCCTCTGCCAGCACCCGTCGGTGTACACGGCGGGCACGCGGACGCAGCCCGCCGACCTGCCGCGCGACGGCTCCCCCGTGACCCGGGTGGACCGCGGCGGACGCATCACGTGGCACGGCCCCGGCCAGCTCGTGGCGTACCCGATCGTGCGCCTGCCCGAACCGCTGGACGTCGTCGCCCACGTCCGGGCGCTCGAGGCGTGCCTGATCGCCGTGTGCTCGGGCGTCGGGGTGTCGGCCGTCCGCGTCGAGGGGCGCAGCGGCGCCTGGGTGCGCGGACCGCTCGGCGACGAGAAGGTCGCGGCGGTCGGCGTGCGGGTCGCCGAGGGAGTGACGATGCACGGCGTCGCCCTCAACTGCGACGCCGACCTGTCGTCGTACGCCGGGATCGTGCCCTGCGGCATCACCGACGCCGGCGTGACCAGCCTGACCCGCGCCTCCGGGAGGCGCGTGGCCGTGACCGACGTCGCGGACGCCCTCGAGACCTCCCTGACCGCCTACCTGACCAGCCTCGAGACCGCCGGCCGCGTGCCGGCCCGACCCGACCCCGTGGGAGCCCACCGATGA
- the lipA gene encoding lipoyl synthase, whose amino-acid sequence MTTTAPEGRRLLRVEARNAETPIEKKPTWIRTTARQGPEYRALTELVVDKKLHTVCQEAGCPNIFECWEDREATFLIGGSQCTRRCDFCQIDTGRPSPIDRREPLSVAESVREMGLRYATVTGVARDDLDDGGAWLYAETIRRIHELNPGTGVEILVPDFNGRPDLLAQVFDARPEVFAHNVETVPRIFKRIRPAFTFERSLDVIRQGHDAGLVTKSNLILGMGEDRDEVIDALERLREAHTDVITLTQYLRPSPRHLPVARWVHPDEFVDFREIAEDMGFSGVLAGPLVRSSYRAGRLWARATEARGEVAPEALRHLLEAGAGRQAV is encoded by the coding sequence ATGACGACGACCGCCCCCGAGGGACGACGCCTGCTGCGCGTCGAGGCCCGCAACGCCGAGACCCCGATCGAGAAGAAGCCGACCTGGATCAGGACGACCGCGAGGCAGGGCCCCGAGTACCGCGCCCTGACCGAGCTCGTGGTCGACAAGAAGCTGCACACGGTCTGCCAGGAGGCCGGCTGCCCGAACATCTTCGAGTGCTGGGAGGACCGCGAGGCCACGTTCCTGATCGGCGGCTCGCAGTGCACGCGGCGCTGCGACTTCTGTCAGATCGACACGGGCAGGCCGAGCCCGATCGACCGCCGCGAGCCCCTCTCGGTCGCCGAGTCGGTGCGCGAGATGGGGCTGCGCTACGCGACCGTGACAGGCGTCGCGCGCGACGACCTCGACGACGGAGGCGCGTGGCTCTACGCCGAGACCATCCGTCGCATCCACGAGCTGAACCCGGGCACGGGGGTCGAGATCCTCGTCCCCGACTTCAACGGTCGCCCCGACCTGCTCGCGCAGGTCTTCGACGCCCGTCCCGAGGTCTTCGCCCACAACGTCGAGACCGTGCCGCGCATCTTCAAGCGCATCCGCCCCGCGTTCACCTTCGAGCGGTCGCTCGACGTCATCCGGCAGGGGCACGACGCCGGCCTAGTCACCAAGTCGAACCTCATCCTCGGCATGGGCGAGGATCGCGACGAGGTGATCGACGCCCTCGAGCGCCTGAGGGAGGCGCACACCGACGTCATCACGCTGACCCAGTACCTGCGTCCCAGCCCGCGACACCTGCCGGTGGCGCGATGGGTGCACCCGGACGAGTTCGTCGACTTCCGGGAGATCGCGGAGGACATGGGGTTCAGCGGCGTGCTGGCCGGGCCGCTCGTGCGCTCGTCGTACCGGGCGGGCCGCCTCTGGGCGAGGGCGACCGAGGCGCGGGGCGAGGTCGCGCCCGAGGCCCTGCGACACCTGCTCGAGGCCGGGGCCGGGCGCCAGGCCGTGTGA